A single window of Acidobacteriota bacterium DNA harbors:
- a CDS encoding UDP-3-O-(3-hydroxymyristoyl)glucosamine N-acyltransferase: MRQPRTAAPKVSHSGIVDVEFGKNVTVVEPVNLYGCSIGDGSFVGPFVEIQKGAKIGKRCRVQSHSFICELVSIGDDSFISHGAMFINDRFVHGGPAKERSLWMETKLGNFVSVGTNATILPVIICDNVVIGAGAVVTNDITAPGVYAGNPARLLRRLR; encoded by the coding sequence TTGAGGCAACCCCGCACGGCGGCGCCCAAGGTCTCGCATAGTGGGATTGTCGATGTTGAGTTTGGTAAGAACGTCACTGTCGTCGAGCCGGTCAATCTCTATGGATGCTCGATTGGGGATGGCAGCTTTGTCGGACCATTCGTTGAGATACAAAAAGGAGCGAAAATCGGTAAGCGCTGCCGGGTTCAGTCACACTCATTTATCTGTGAACTCGTCAGTATCGGCGACGACTCCTTCATTTCTCACGGTGCGATGTTTATCAATGATCGCTTCGTTCATGGGGGCCCGGCGAAGGAACGGAGCCTCTGGATGGAAACTAAACTTGGCAATTTTGTGAGTGTCGGAACAAATGCTACCATCCTCCCCGTCATCATTTGTGACAATGTCGTCATCGGCGCCGGTGCAGTCGTCACCAATGACATCACCGCACCGGGTGTCTACGCAGGCAATCCGGCGCGTCT